Part of the Lolium rigidum isolate FL_2022 chromosome 6, APGP_CSIRO_Lrig_0.1, whole genome shotgun sequence genome, gacaaggctccctgGATCTGGTGGGCTCCGGCTTGTTTGTTTGTGTTGGCTTGTGTGTGTTTGGTGTGCGCTCTGCGCAAGTGTGTGTTGTATCCCATGTTGTAACTCCTAGCGGGTTGCTGacttcgttaattcaaagccgAGCTCTTctcgagccttccgtctaaagTAGAACTCATGATGTCTTCGAGCTGGGAGACTGGTTGGTGTTGGTCCCCGGGTAGGAACCAACTGCCATCTTCTTGCCATGTTCTCCGTACCTTCCATGGTATGAGGATACTTGAGGATCAAGCACTAGTTCAGCGTACCTTCTAAATCTTATGTTTTTTGTGTCCTTCTTCACGTCCGAATGGAGTCCTTCTGAATCCGACTCCTCTTCGGACGCGTTTGTCCGGGTCTTCCGTCTTCAACATATTTTTTCCCTTTATTGGAAAGTCCAAGGATTTGAGTACGCTTCCAAGATCTTCATATCAAGGAAGCTCATCTAGACTggaggtggtgttttggcacataggTGCATATGAACCTATATTATATAAAATACAgaataaatatatttaaaaatgtcaaaacttCTGAGATAAAATTTCGCATGTACATATGGACATTCAATATTCGCACACAAGTTTTTAGGGGAAATAGACATTTTATGTGTTCtatataaaaagacaaaaaatgtcaTGTGAATAGTCATGTTTTGAACataaaaaaatgtctttttttgcACGGGACACaataattttatttttgcaaaaacTTGTGTATAAACATATAATGTCAAGATGTACATGCACaatgttatttcagaattttttcatattttaaaatgtgtttTTACATAGTAGGTTCATATGCACCCATGAGCCGAAATGAATATTCCACCTAGACTAGAAAATTATATTACAGTAGTTGATTGTTTAGTTAGAACCGAAGTGTCGCACTAAACGGAGAAGTTATTATTGACGAAATATGTTGCCTATGTAAAAACAAAATCCCCACACAAGAAAAAGGCAAATGCAGGGTGTCAATTTAAGTCGGCATGTACACCTTTGCAGTGCAGGTCAGCTTCTCCTTTATTCAAACGAGTATGGCGGATATATGATGCATGCATCAGGAGACGCTCACCTAATCGTGGTTAAGGGAACGGATCAAGTTGGTACACGTACTGACAGCAAGTGGTTCTTGATGAAAGTACTAGTTACGCGTAACAGTACTCAAATTGGCATAGAGTAATCACCACTTGTAGGTTGGATGATGCATACTATACCATGTTTCTAGCGTAAAGGTCAAGGACTGAGAATGCATACCCAAAATCATACTTTACGAGGGTAATTAGCGTAAAGGTCAAGGTCTTTCACTAGCATGGCATTTCTAGGTGTACTACTATCAGATACTTGCAGACATGCTTTCCACCATGTCTGAATTAACGCATGTATACTACGTAGTTCACAGCTGATAACGACAGTCATTCTTCTGAAGAATGTGACAGTGTCATTGACCATCCCCCTAACATGACATGAGTTAACTAAACATGCTGCATTCCTACGCCCTTACCTGCCTGCCTACACAAGGCTACCGTCCACACCCTCATCCTGACCTGTTGGTAGTGGTGTGCCTCTTGATCTGGGTGGGTGGGCGCGAAGCTGACTGATTGATTGATTGGCCGATGCTTGTCTCGTCCCCAGCCAGACGGCCCCAGGAAGCTGAAAAGAAAatccatcatggaagaagaggaAATGGGGTGGAAGAGGTCGACGGCGACGCGGCAACCACCGCCCACATGATGCCTGAAAGCGAGCGAGCGAGCAGCCATAGGGAAATTCAATAGAACATTCAGAGAGGAGACGACTGACCAAACAGAGAGAGAAGTAGTCTTTAAGACACCGCACAGAAATCCCACTGCTGCTGCGAGGAGAAGAATTCGTCTCGTGTCGTTcctttcttctccctcttcttcttcttcctcgtcctgCGACCACGACCGAGCTCGCGTGTCCAGCCTCCCTCCGTTGAGCGATCATGGGGAAGTTGTGCTGCAGCCACGAGGAGGACGAGTCGGAGTTCAACCTGATGCCGCTGCTGATGGCCGCCGTCGTCATCATGCTGCTCTTCGTCGTCTGCTCGCCGCAGCCCCGCCGCAGGCGCTGCGTCGTCGTCCCTTGCTACTGACCTACCGGCGGTTGAAGAGAAGGACTCTCGATCGGCGCTGGGAGTCGGCCGGGAGCTTCTACCAGATTGGTATGCAGGCGGGTGGTAGGCGTACTTTTGTTTCTCAATCTTCTGACTGATGCATGTCTCGGTTTCGCGGAATAATTTATCAATATCTGCTGCCTGAATTTGAACTGTAAAGTTAAGTTGTTCTTACTCTGGAAAACAAGGTTGATCTGTGGCAACCAGTCTCGTTATCTGTTGTGCGTGATTCTGGTTGTGGCTTGCCTGTGCCCTGAACTGATGGATTTTTGGTGCTGCAATTCCTGCGATGTGTCAGTGTTGTCGATCAGCTTAGAGCGGCCGCGCTGCTGCACAGGAACATCTGTTCTTGAATCTTGATACACATTCGGGACTGCTGCCCACCCTTGCCGGCTGGTTGCTACCTGCTCTGTTCAAAAGAATTCTATTCCGTTCATGTGTGTTAGAGATCAGGTGCCGTGCAAATTATTGTGAATTCTGATATGAACTTGCAATTTAGAATCTGCGCGTACTACTCGGAGCCTAGCATAGGACTCTACCCTGTGTAGGTTAGCCGTGCAATTCAGAATCTGCGCGTACTGTGTACGAAGTTTGTTAGCAGCAGATTGGGCAGACAAATGCGCGTGTGGTGGGCATCATCTTGCTTTAGCTTACCCGTTTCGATTTGGGGCTGGCAGCTACCGGCCGATCGAAGGAGTTGGTACTACCCCTACCCTGCATTGCCGAGGCGACGACTGCGCCGTGGCAAAGGAGGAAGGAGGGATGCAGATCAGAGGCCGCCCTGGTCTGGTCGCACCAGCAAGCAAAGGTAGTACTGCGTGCCATTACGTGCGGTCTACGTGGGCGCGCTCCACGCGAAAACGAACCCGAGTGAGAGGGAAGGAAGGAAAGCTGGTCTCGCCGGCCAGCACTAGCTTTTTTTTGGAAAACGCTCTTGATCGGGCGACCGATCGCGTGGCAGAGATCGGTCGCGCTCGTGCGCGCATCGGCGCATCTGTCTTCGCTGGTCCCACTTCCTTGCTGCTCTCTCTCCTTACCATGCAAGTTGCTTTTCTCCCGTGGGTACACCACCGCTGACTGCTCTACAGCTTTTGTATTCCTGCTAGTTGCTGTTTACTCACGTGGGCTGTCAAAATAGATGTAGCGATAGTACGACTCTTGTAGCTAAAGAATTGACAGTGTGGCTCTTAACTATCTACTTaatgttttatttttttattgcGGATTACAAAATACGAAATTATTGATTAGAGTTTTAACGTTATCCATGTACATATCGCCACCCCAGCACCTCCTTCGGCAAACATGACGCCCCTGTTCCTCACCCGGCAAGCGCATCGCCACcccaacacctcctccggcgagcgCGCCGCCCCTGTTCCTCCCCCGGGTACTGCACCGCTCTGACCACCGGTGCCGATGCCGATGGCGGTGCTGTCGTCGACGCCAGAGGTACTTGTGCAGATGTCCAAGGACATGTCGGGCGCAAGTACAataaatttttgttgttgtttttgttgttaattattgttgtaaatatattgatgATTTGTTGTAAATCTATTTTTGCCATGGGAACtgttgttttttttgttaattttgttACTGGCTATTGTAGTAAACACCAAAATTAGTTGTTGTTTTTGTTCTTAATTAATATTGATAAGGGgtagcccgatcttctcagtaagcgacgggggtggtgatgaacacccgatgaacacagcggagatatacgatgatgaagtggatgataacttgtatgatgctgacgagtctctcgatcgatccctgtcgccaatgcaacagctctcaaccctgcaagatattcgcaactccacacacttgcacacgtagccgtcgaccacaaagcggtaagttgcaaccgtctaattcccaatgaaacagcagatcacacaagactttcagtagcaaaacaccagatcgatgcggATTGGTGTATAGAtttaatagagttgcaaagcaatcaactatgaactagggtttatcttaaacacggTCTAAACCTaacttgggggcgtcctgggcacttatataggggttcaagaCGACCAGGAGTCGAGGAAATACAtcaaaaaccgacccagatcgagaTCTGGTCGATACTGACTCGGACACGGCTGGTCTggggaccggtcgaccgggccagggaccgggcaggccggtcggaaccgggcctggcaccgggtggtgaccggactAGGGGTCCAGATCCCTGGATggtgcccggtgtgcaccggtccagGGTCCGGTCGGCGCTGGGCTGATCCGGCGTggagtccggtcggaccggacgggagaccgggccggccggcgtggcggcTGAAAGGACACGAATGTCGCCTAGAGCGGGggatgaataggcgatttaaacttttacgagatgggcttaacaaatgcggaataaaactagcgtttactttgtcaagtccaaagcctatatactatggttcacctatgtgcaccaacaacttatgctaagcaatacaaacaactatgtgaaagcaagatatataacttcaagcacgatggctatcacaagatagagtgcataagtaaagagctcgggtatagagataaccgaggcacgcgggagacgacgatgtatcccgaagttcacactcttgcgagtgctactctccgttggagcggtgtggaggacaagtcactccaaatgcacgagggccaccgtattctcctcgagaattcccaccaaaagggatgtcctcgatccactatgggaccttaggaaggtcaccgaacccgcacaaagcttggggctatcttcacaacttaattggaggctcccaataaattgccacaaaggccttgcccttgaagaatctccacaacttaattggagtccccaagaacaccactaagacgccacaaaggccactaagccgtctagggtccaaagacccaagagtaacaaccttcttgctttcacttccacgaatcaccgtggagaactcaaaccgatgcaccaaatgcaatggcaagaacaccacaaagatgctcaagtccttctctctcaaattccaacaaagctacaaaagctattgggggaataagagaggaagaacaaataagaggaggaacaccaaatttctccaagatctagatctagtggattccactcacaaagagagggatttgattggatatatgatagaaacaagataaccaaaagacttggcttgatataatataaatgatgaagatcccttaattcttcatgatgtagccaagtctccaatgccctccaacaagcacctattgatcaagttttggattgttggtccccaacaaagttgggtcctaagaggttagtcacaataggcttggcaacccaaatggttcttttcttgacaccactttgagcaccaacatatttggcaaacacattgccaccctcatccttgcgaagtgaataaacatcatcaatggtgatagagttggatgaggtaccaatagtgcaaaaggaggagatgtggcccttctcacggcatatgtagcaagttcttttcttctccttcttctcactagatttctccacaacgggagcattggcttgattcttcttgggaagtggcatttcttcaacttgaggttgaatatgagtttgagcttgaggccgcttccctttttgcttcttcttcaaagggcaagatctaacatggtatccttcaattttgcacttgaagcaaacaatcttggccgggtcattgacttgtacttggcccttcttcttattattgttcttggacttgttcttgttgttggatttgaatccaagtccactcttgtcattgggggattgttgcacactcaacatcgtgtcaagtttgcatttcccttcatgactctttaccaagtcgttcttcaaagaagtgacttgggccttgagctctttgatttcctctacatggttagtaacaacacaagtactagcggAAGTAGAACctttattgttagagcaacaagacaaggaagataattcatcacaagatttagcaatactatgagtgggtgaattactaggactagcacatgacaatatagcattttgagtagtaatgctagtatccacatgaggctcacacggtgctgcctttgatatgatagcctcatgagctaactttagcctatcatgagaggctagaagatcctcatgggagctagaaagctttccatgattttcttccaatttcccataattgctagttagcaattcaagttgagcccttagctcaacattctccttcaagatagatgcttcacaagaagtagagttagtagcacaagcatcatcacaagacatatcaagaagagagggtaacatagcatgctcttttaaatatgaagcttgtagttgctcatgtgacttggtgaggatagagtgttcgctctccaaggccttgtgggccttgtctagatcatctagatccttaacaagtttatcatgaccaacaccaactttggacttttaatttttaagaatttttaatttagctttagcatggtctctttctttagtgagtttagcaaatatttcattttgagacacctcaagggtttcaagttgctcctcaagagaggctacggtatcttgttcttcttcaagatcattctttaaggatgctacatcattggcatactctcgtttaagagcacccattttatcaatggtgttctcatgcatccaaataagtttttggctctcaatagcggtagtcaagatttcaaagaagtgagagctagcaattttatctttgcaaagaccCTTGAacacactcttacccttatcgcgtagagagacaacccactcATCTTCTTCATACACATCCTcattcttatcaccacgagaaatgttaggttccatggtaggaggtatcatggaacccttggccataaggcatatatgagaaccgtgagataaagatgaggagttacatgaggctcctttcaagatcttgtcttgaccaatagaatatttggtttcctctacattgttagtcacataacaactagaggaaatagaagcatttttatcatggccacaagacaaagcaagcatatcatcattagatttattcaagcaacttacacatgatatgcaaggactatcaacacaagcatgtagatgatttatagtgctatatgtgtttatgtccatagatgaagcattgcaatgagatagagatgaagaatcatcaatagtaagctcaatatcaacattgcaattttcatcaccactcaccatatcattaccttgtgtcttgccacacattggtgaagtggatgaagatgagaactcatcacggctggaagtggaagcaaaacaatcatcctcaacaatattggacacatcatatttatgttgaagctttgtccataattcatgagcgctcccaaaaggcatgattgaagaagtaactacattgctcacaacaatagaaaacacatgagaagcaagagcatcgaggcaagagtttttcttctcctcaagagttaaattttggggatccttaggagaagaaaaacccatgtcaagaattcgctccatgtccggggaaataccccacaaaatattaagcacataaattttccatagatcataatttgtgccatcaaatataaacaagttattgtgagctaatcccctaaccgacatctttactctcaaggcggtgaagcctaagcatgagagaccttgctctgataccaattgaaaggacacggatgtcgcctagaggaggggggtgaataggcgatttaaacttttacgagatgggcttaacaaatgcggaataaaactagcgtttactttgtcaagcccaaagcctatatactatggttcacctatgtgcaccaacaacttatgctaagcaatacaaacaactatgtgatagcaagatatataacttcaagcacgatggctatcacaaggtaaagtgcataagtaaagagctcgggtatagagataaccgaggcacgcgggagacgacgatgtatcccgaagttcacactcttgcgagtgctactctccgttggagcggtgtggaggacaagtcactccaaatgcacgagggccaccgtattctcctcgagaattcccaccaaaagggatgtcctcgatccactatgggaccttaggaaggtcaccgaacccgcacaaagcttggggctatctccacaacttaattggaggctcccaataaattgccacaaaggccttgcccttgaagaatctccacaacttaattggagtccccaagaacaccactaagacgccacaaaggccactaagccgtctagggtccaaagacccaagagtaacaaccttcttgctttcacttccacgaatcaccgtggagaactcaaaccgatgcaccaaatgcaatggcaagaacaccacaaagatgctcaagtccttctctctcaaattccaacaaagctacaaaagctattggggaaataagagaggaagaacaaataagaggaggaacaccaaatttctccaagatctagatctagtggattccactcacaaagagagggatttgattggatatatgatagaaacaagataaccaaaagacttggcttgatataatataaatgatgaagatcccttaattcttcatgatgtagccaagtctccaatgccctccaacaagcacctattgatcaagtttcggattgttggtccccaacaaagttgggtcctaagaggttagtcacaataggcttggcaacccaaatggttcttttcttgacaccactttgagcaccaacatatttggcaaacacattgccaccctcatccttacgaagtgaataaacatcatcaatggtgatagagttggatgaggtaccaatagtgcaaaaggaggagatgtggcccttctcacggcatatgtagcaagttcttttcttctccttcttctcactagatttctccacaacgggagcattggcttgattcttcttgggaagtggcatttcttcaacttgaggttgaatatgagtttgagcttacccaacaaaaagtgaaaatatggaaactagtggggggtgattttctcttatttttagaggtgcaacacctcaacatgagaaaccgagaaaatcaccaaactcgaaaacgcaacaagtgatctatgcaaaatccgttttcatgaactagagcttgtcatgagaataagcacaagctctaaaacatcacatggataagatccaaataacaaccaagaaagatgatgcaaggatgcaaaggtttgagctctctccgaacgatacgatcgagttactcactcgagagccctcttgatagtacggcaactaaactataaaccggtctccaactacactatgagaccggtgagaaagaaaccctatcaagagcaaaccttaaccttgcgcgttccacttgagctcgatgatgacgatcttgaccgcaacaagatggaacgcctttcttgattgtgcttgcttgacgaagtcttgtggattgctcccccataatccaccatgagagagctacttcttcggcgcaacttcacatatccatgatcaccatatggatggcaaggttcaagcatatgatctcttcgagttggctcatcttgaacttgcacttcatttcttcatggcaagcttcaagcatatgatctcttcgagttggctcatcttgaacttgcacttcatttcgttgatgtcttgaagttaaccttgagagctcacttcatcttcatcttcaagacatacttgacacttgatcttattcaattgcttcttattgcaatcttgaagccaacatatggttcaagcattgcctatggacaactcctacaaatataactcaatgcaaacattagtccatagggattgtcattaattaccaaaaccacacatgggggctccatgcactttcagcggccggtcagaccgggagtggcgccggcctggacatcgtcttcttccctcgcgcatgcctccctctgctCCCTCGCCCGTCCATTGgatgtcttcttgtccagcttcacgtccagctgcttctcttctcctcgtgcgatgcttgctccatcttcatacataagtaacaagacttaggcagtataaaattctcatcaatcaaagtatcatttaggaacaagttcgcctgttgtttgagtagcttcgcacgagcccttgtaatgggtccaatcctaacttcattggacttgagcttcacagcagcattgtcttcatcttgtaatgacggaggtagtagtttggttaggatgtcctcatcaaataTTGTACATATATAGTCGATTTGTTGTAATTATATTTTTAACATTGGAACTGTGTTTTTTGGTAAAATTGTTGCTGGCTACCTATTGTAGTAAACACCCAAAttagttgttgttattgttgttaattaatgttgtaaatatattgtcaatttgttgtaaatatttttttgggtatggaaaactattGTGATGACCCAAATAAAAAATGTAGGTTTTGTTGTTaatttattgttgtaaatatattggtgATTTATTGTAAAGATGTTTTTGGCACAAAAATTATTAGTGTTGAAACTGTTGCTTTTTATTGAAAATCACTATAGAGTATTGTTGTAAATATCCTAGTTTGTTGGACTATttttgttgtaaacacccaaCGGTAGCACATGGTGGTGGGCTCTCGGTCTGTTGTAAAAGTTCTGAAATTTTATAGTAAATACCTAAAGATTTTGTGTGAATCATCTTCTCTATTTTCTGATCTGAAATTTTGCTTCAATGCTACAAGTGCTAATTTTTGTTTGTTAAAGTTCTCACGTGGGTTACCGCAGTAACAATACAAGAGAATGGTTACCGCAGCGCTAGCACATGGTGGGATCCACCTATTGGCCAAGCACACCCAAGCAAGGAGGCAGCAGCGCGAAATGGACGTCACTTCCTGCCTGACTCGTCGCTGTAGCTGAAAGCGACACGCTTAAATATGGACGATTTCTAACCGTGCGATCCTAATCGAAAGGCTGCCGGAGCAACCGATTTTAGCTCAAGAATCCGGCGACCGACGCCTAGCGCGGGCCCTTTTTTTTAGGGAAAAGAGAACTTTATTCTTTCGAAATTATCAAAGGTACAAAGTCTGGTGGTTCTGTGAACCACACACGACGACCAAATGGTTGCGCTACAGAATTTCTAGCGATTAAGTGAGCATCGCCATTCGATTCCCTACCTTCATGCTTGAAACTAATCTCTTCAAAGCTACTAgatttcatctctatctcatacaGGATAGCCTTGTAGCTACACAAGCTTATCTCTCATCATATTAATCACCTCCAGGCAATCGGTGGATACAAGTACCTTTGAGAGTCCCAGGTCTTCAGCTAAAGAGATCGCTTCTGCATAAGCCATAGACTCCAGAGTTGCAGGATCTGATATACCATTAATAGTCCTTGCCGATGCCCCAAGAAAAGTCCAATTTTCATCCCTACATACTACTCCAATAGCACCGTGTTCATCATCCCGCGAAACAGCTGCATCAACGTTGATTTTGAAGAGgccaggaggaggatgaatccatcTTGCCGGCCAGCACTTGCTTCACCGCTAGAGCATGCCATCGGTCTGGGCCACCCTGAATTTGAGCCTGAAGGTCTTGTTAGGCCGGTCTAAGGCTTCACATATGGGCGGGCTAAGAGGTACGCCTGGCCCGAGGCCTATCGGGCTTTTTCACCTGTTGGGCCGGGCTTTAGCCCAAATTTTGAGCCCGATGGTTAGGCCGGGCCGACCCTGTGGTTGATTTTTTAGCAGTGGGCTATTTTGTGGCCTGACCCAAATCCTAGCCCGAAGTATGGCTAGGTGTATCACTAGCTAAACTGATGGGCGACTCGCACAAACCCTTAGCATGGGTTTTCTAAAGAATTTATTTATTTCTATATATATTTTCAAAAATGAAAAAGCAA contains:
- the LOC124667775 gene encoding uncharacterized protein LOC124667775; this encodes MGKLCCSHEEDESEFNLMPLLMAAVVIMLLFVVCSPQPRRRRCVVVPCY